Part of the Chaetodon trifascialis isolate fChaTrf1 chromosome 1, fChaTrf1.hap1, whole genome shotgun sequence genome, AAgctgtttatttacacaaaTAATCTGGTGGGAAGAGAAACATATTGTATACACTacacagaaaatggaaaaatgtattCCAAATGGCTTAAACAAACATCTCACCTCAAATGAAGCAAATAAGAAATGAAGCCGGGATACACAACGTTGTTACTTTATTCACTGAACACGGAGAACAAGCCGGGGAAAGTGGGTGACAAGGGGAGGGAGAGTTAATGATTGTGCTTTTATCTTCATGAGAAGACTTTTAATCCACACTTTTCTCTTCCATTGACTCTAATAGGATTATTGATACGGTAgcatctttgtttttccttcttttttaagtgttttcaaGAAAGGAACCTACATAGCAGATGATACAACAATGTAACCCTTGTTgcaatatttcacttttttttggcATATTTACCAAATGCTTAGTAAAATgggaataaataataaatacaacagTATAAAAATGTTCCACATGTAATAAGAATGTTTTCCTTGGCGTGGCAGCGTGAGCACACTCTCAGCTTGTGGTATGCAGAGTGAACTCTGAAGCCACCTATGTGCTTTCTACATGACACAtagttcatttttgtttctgctctggTGGTCGCTAACAATTTATCCCAGTGACTCAGCCGCCATTTAGCATTAACCCAGCTGGGGCAACAAAACGGAGCACAATCGATGTTGGATCAATGCAGAAGGTGAATCAATCACAGGGTTTTCTTCTCCAAATATTTAATTAAACATGGTGGCAAATAACTTCAGGATTTATTGTTTGATGCTAAGAGCATTAGTGATTTTCCTCTTCCACCTTCCCACACGGGGCCTGAATGCTTTGCCGGTCAGGAGGCTTAAAGGGACCTGGGGAATAGCATGCAGACACTTTTCCAATATATAatcatgtgtatatatacatgaaTATACACTCTCTTGCCTGTGTTCCTAATCCACTGCTGCTCTGGGGCTCTCATTTCATTAGATACGAGCAAGAAAGGCTGACAGGCTACGAGGCCTCTTTAATATATGCTCTAATGGCTACCCAATCCCACCAAATGATGCCGATGAGCGATGTGCATATTGTTTAAGTCTGCTAATGTGAGAGGTGGGTAGGGGCTTGAGAAGGCGGACATGCGCTGAACTCCGTGTCCTTTTGCGTCATGGATTATAAAAAAAGCCAGGGAGAAGTTGAATGGGACTCTCTTCATGATTTAAGTCAACTGAACTGTGAGAGAGCGCCGTCTGAAGAGCGGACTGCTCATTTTTGCTTTATAAAATCTGCAGTCCATATGTATTGATTGGTATATAATCTGCCAGCAACAGAAGGGTGGTGCTCATTGGAAAACAGATGACTGATACACAAAGATTAGCAGATatccacatatacacaaacacacagagagatgggGTCTGGCGGGCCCTCAGAGGACTGATAAGAGTGGGCTTGGGCAATGATGAGGCCCACTCATGGATGCATTGTTCTCCTAAAAGGGGCGGATCTCCCCTGCGTTGGTGGTTATGAAGCGGGGATtgaggagcagggagagggtAATCATTATTGGTTGTGACAGCGGTGGCCTGACAGCTGGGTCCAGTCTTGCTCCAGTGCTTGTTGTACAACAGACAGGCtgggctacacacacacactagcaggcacacacatccacatatgTCTGTATtgctgtgcatgcatgtgcttaCACAcatccaaaacccaaacaagACTAAAAGGGCTGTTTGTTTGggattgtttgtctttgttgggCATACCCTGGAGGATATAGTGTTCATTACACCTGGAAATATGAGACTGTTGGACTGAGTGAACAACATGACTGATAATTTAGCTATTCTCAGTGTTTTCAAGCCAGAGGTGGAACTAAAAATCTAGTTTTCCCCAAGAGACTGAAAAGGAAAACccataaaaacattcaaatgaaaaGTGTTTATCCTCTCAGGTGCAATAATGTGCATTAAAcatcaaaacatgaaacacCCTGTAAGGACATGTGATATTTTGTCCTGACATTTTGACTAGAGGTGAAGCTTGTGGGCTGTCCAAAATGCAGAACATATGGATTCATTAAATGAATATCAACATCAACATAGAGGAaatcttttttttggggggggggggtggttgAGGGACCTGAGGGACACTTTGACCAACACTTTAACCAAACAGTGGAGCTAAACATAAGGTAGAAGCTGAGATATCTTTTTCTGAATGAGTGTTGGAGGGACCAGCTGATGAAGGAGCAAAAAATGCACCTACCCATAAACACTATGCACTGACAAAACAGCTCACATATACTCTTTTTAACCTGTCACCTTTCTGAAAGTACAGACAATTACTGGTGGTTGCAAGTaaaaagaaagcagcacagGCCAAACTGGCAGTCTTTAAAAAAGAGCTGAGATGGCCAAtcagctgaagtgttttgtttccatgttttgttttgttttgttttttttatgaaacaGATGCAGCTTTGCCAACCTGCCTTTGTTACAGTGGAAACACGTATGCGCTGTGCGTGGTCAGAGATGTAGTTCTTCACTATAATCCTCAAAGTCATTAGTGTCTATTCCAAGCATAGGCCTATTAGTTGGTGTTTTAAGCATAATGACTAATAAACAATGTGTTTCAGATGCCAAGGCAACACCTGTATGTGGgtgtagacacacacaaacacacaagacaatGACACATTATGTTTTCACAGTTCACTGTGTCACTCACTGCTTGGCACCATCTTCATTAATAAGTGCAGTGTTTAGGTGAGTAAGTCCTTATCAAAGCTGCCCTGCTGAGGTTAAAGTAAAGTTGCCTCTGACCTCAGTCTGTTGGCATGCTGAGCCACTCAATAGGGCTGATTATAAAAGCAAGGTCCACACCCAACGACTGCTACAACATACCATCCCAGGACCTGCTCTCCTGATGCCACTCATGAAAATGGAGCACTAGATTCTGAAAGACAAGGTGACAGAGACGCCCGTGAGGAAGAAGGTATTTTCTCATGATGCCACTGTTAATGCTGCTCATTAGTGTTTCCAGgaagtattttcacatttctccATCTGCCGCAACTGCTCTCTTTTCAATAATTGCTTAACATCACCACAGAGActtgtttttctctggattGGAAGTCAAATCTGTCACAACCTTGCAGTTCTCCCGAGGTAAATGAATCCTATTTGAATcctgaaaagaacaaagaaaatacTGCTGCATTTGGTAAATAATTAATAAGGAAATTCTAATTAGAAAACCAAGACAGATCAGTTTAAAATTTACGCTGGGGTAAAAtcatgatacacacacacacacacacacacacacacacacacacacacacacacacacatatagatatTGACATATCTCaaatatgttgatgtttttagtATTTGAATGTGATTTTGACCATTAAGATGAGCTGACTTCTTGACTAACCACATCCTCAATAGGGATTTCACTGTAATTTTACTTAAACAGAGAGACTGACTTGCAATGGTTTTAACACGTTTCTACTGTAACACTGATAACTGTGAATTTGAGAGTGAAAAGTGAATATGTGGAACCACATGGAAAACAGCCATAGATAATTCATCTGCTACAAATGAACCACCAAAACAAGTCCTGCAACTCCAGTAATGTAATACTTTCTGAACCCTGAACATTCTAATCTTTTATCATGGCTTGCTTATGTGAGTAATGGCATCAGTCCAATGTCAGCATGGTTGATACTGAATACAGTCGACTTTTCCGTACTTGTAAAGCAACCAAATATTCACTTCAGCATCTTCTACGACTACCTTTGATTATGTGTTGTCACTGTGGCATCATGGAAAGAATCAGTTTCCTTTGCAGCTAATGTCCAGATTTTTAATCCCTCCTTGGCATCATCACCCTGCCACCTACTATTTGCTGCACCCCCTGCAAAGTCCAGACCACCACACAGAAGAGGAAGCTCTGCTCACCCATGTTGGTACAGCTGCCTCTTCTCCAGcctcaaaccagcagcagcaacagctggaAAGACTGAGGCTTTGTCTGGCTCAGTAGGCCAAAAGTGCTGGGAAACTGATATTTGTCTGGCCGCAGTGTCAAGCTATGGGGCCACAAAAGGGCATCACTGGCTACCATTGGATCAAGACACACCATAACAGAAAAACCATGTTATGCTTTCATGTGCGAAATTGATCATGAGTTGCAAAAGGCTTTTTGTTGGATCGTCATAGTAAATGTCTGGTGTTTCTTAGAGGATGCGTCACTTTGTGAATGGATAGATGATGGTTAGGCTCCATGCACTGCAAGTGATAACAGAGGAGAACAGTGTGAAATCTCTGGAAAGTATGCGACTGCAACTTATCAACTGTTTTCTGTGTAAGCCGTACTAGAAATATAAACAGCAAAAGGATCAGGAAAAATGCAGGTATGATCTCCTCAAAACATCCTTTTTAGTGTTCCAAGAGCACAATTTTTTCTACTGATCCGTGGTCTGACAATTTAACtaataacatttatttaacaaacaaaTATCTTCATTTCAGTTCCACCATCAAGAGGCAACATCGTTCATCCATGTCATCAGCTTACTGTGATGCCAGAGGGACCATGATGGTACATTTCCACAAGATGTCAAGTGGAGAGTTACTCCTTCCAAACAAACAGGCCGGCCAAATCATAGATCAGGTCAATTTACAGCTGACTTAGGCAGTTCAAGGGGTAAAATAAAGCAAGTGTTCACTGACCTTCATTCGCAATTATTTAATTTAAGATAAGAAGTTAAGATAGAAGATTAGAGATAAGAAAGAAGGCTCGAGATTTCAAAactaaaatattttgtattgaaAGTTCCCTGACTGCAACCTGACCACAGCAGCATTCGCCTTGGCAGGACATGATGTATGACTGTGGAGGAGTGATATTAGGGAAGTGTATTATAATAATGTAATCTGATCttcattattattgattataAGGTTACAGTCTCCCAATAAATGGAATCAGATATTATTAgtgtttttgttaataaaagatAGATAGCAACTCCAAGGCCACCTCAGCCATCACTGCCATTTTAATCATTATTAACATCTTAAAATATGATCATCACTGTATACAGGGAACTCTCTTTGGCCACCAGCTTGtagtctttctctctccctctctctctctgcctctccctcaccctccctctcgCCTGCTGTCACCTCTCACAGAGCCTGGCAGCATCAAGCCAGCTTGCATTTTAATTTGGCCCTGAAGTTACTTATTTCATTATCGATCATCCGTAATGCTGAATCAATGTTCATCTTGTTACGTGGGCCATACCCGTGTAATACAGTGATAGTGGGGCCCAGAGTTACTCATTCCCTTTACAAAGTGACTTTACCGTAAAATCAATGCCTTGTGTTACTGATACAGGGGAAACTGCAGCAGATGGAGTGAGAGTGAGTgggcagagaggaaacaaaaaaaaacaactcaccTTCAATGCAGCATTGTTAAAAGCACTCACAGAGCTTTGCAAATCTCGACAGCATGAGCATCGTATTATGTCATTATGTATTATAGTAGTTTAAGCCAATGTGATAGTAATGTTGTGGTTTATGGATCATCTGTACTGCTTAGACTGGGAAAACATAGCTTATGCATCAATGACTCATTTTACACTGCTCATCCTCCTTTGACCCAGCACAGTGATGTTaggaacaaaataaataaaacaataatttagTTAAGTTCCATTCAGATTCATGGAATGACTGAAGACATGTTTGTTAGCTAAATAATGACAGTTTAAAGTGGCTCTATACCACAAATACAGCATGAGTATCCTTGAGGGCCATATGTATGTTGTCTATGTCCATATGAACGCACTGGGAGCAAAACTATCCTGACAGAGGAATTAGACAGCATGCTATTATTACGATGTGTCTAGTCAGTTTCAGTCGATAATCGAACCAGAATGTAGTATCAGATTTTTTCTATATGTGGGTTTCATCCCTCAATCTTTTACTTCTCCCCAGTGGAAAATGAACTTGTGTCCCAGTAATATATTTTAGAGGGATCTGTGAGTATCATAAGTGAAGGGTAACTATTTGTATAATATCCTACAGAGACATTAGAGGAATTTTAAGAGaagtttcagtttttcagtaaAATAAGCACACTAAATGTGCGTAACAACATTCCATTTTATCAATTTATCGGGGCAGACATTCATTAATGGATATTATATAGATAGATAGTAAGGGCCTATAAGTGCACATAGTATTTAGATGTGTACCAATATAGTTAGTCAATAATCTGAGTTGTTTATGTAATTGTCACTATCCCATGTAGTCCTGTAGATAAAGTATTTAAGTTAATATGCCTATGCACATAGCACattgaaatgctgcaggctGCTTGGTTAAAACTCTGTTCAAGGCCTAAATCTAAAATAGATCTCCCACTCAATCCATGTGCTCAGCCTGAATGACTGGCTGTTTAAATTTAGTAGTAGGCGACAACCTGAAGTTAACAAGTTaatgtaaaacatttgcaaGGTAGTGGGTTAATTCACACTTTGAGCCGCTGTCATAACCCAGTTTAATAAGTTGCAGTCCATTGACTATTAATTTGTTTCCAAATGGTGTGAGCGGGAGGAACGGTTCCAAAATGCTTTACTTTGCCACTAATGCAAATCAAAGTTAGGCTATCTTTTTAATATGCATGATTGGTTGGtgtaatgtaattaaaattATACTATTTAAATTATCctaacactgaaaaaaattaaactttaaatgtattttcaaagTACACTTGCTTCCGCTGCTAAGAACAATTAATTTTAGAAACTAATTCATTTATTGGATTAAGCTTCACTGTTCTTCAAACACTGCAAGATTTATTGGACCTTTATTTCACCCTAATGGGACATGAGTTTGAAAGAGCATATTTGGAGATTGAATGTGTTGCACAGCTACTTTTTTAGGTTAGCCACAGATTTCAGTTTGAACCCGCTGAGGAACATTCTGATTAACAATAACAGCTATGTATATTCCCAACAGCGAAGAATAATTGCTTTGTAATAAAGCAGGATAATCCACAGAGACTTTTTCCTATACGTTCTGTCATTTAGTTTCTTCATTCTGACACGTCAAAAATATATTGTGGCTTATATATTTGTCTTCAGATGACCAGTAGCTTTTCTTGATCATAAAGCTGTAAATCACTCCACTGCACTGTATTATATATAAGATTTGCAGCAGCACTTTCTGCTCCTAAAACTGAAGATGCGAAATTCCTGTGAGCAACAAACTCTGCAAGCTGCTGCATTTCGGTGAAGGTCCCCTTTCAAAAACTGCTTAACAAAATGAGATCCGGTTTGCCAAGCAAGTCTTGAAATCTTAaatctctgacacacacacacacacacacacacacacacacacacacacacacacacacacacacacacacacacacacacacacacacacacacacacttcaaactaAGCATCCAAGGGTCATTCACTgcgttttctttttaaatcctCATTCGTCACCGTAATTAAGCGATGTTGATCAGCAAGGGCTCCCTTAAAATCGATTCCATGTGTGATAAGAGACGTGTTAGAgggttttgatttttttttttttccagtcaccGGGGCGTTATGGAAAAGATCCAAATGTGTAATACGAAGTGCCTCTGTTTGAAGCCTTTGATCTCGCCTGTTTTGCCGAGCCTCGGTTCATCATTTGCGACGTGTCGCTGGTGCCCTGTGTATTGCATAAGGAACTACTGTTGAGCGATAGGCCGTGTATGTTTGCTTATGAGAATGTGAaattgtgtcatctgcataattACCGTCAAAGAGCTCTCTACAAAACAGCCCTCAAGTCACTCGTGTATGATTGCCCTCTTTTTACAGCACCTACAAATTAAATTGGCTCCAGCGCGCTCCCAGCATTCTTCCTCAAGAATTAAGTACGCTTATTTAAATTCGATCGATGTAAgacataatgataataataataataataataataataataataataataataataataataataataataataataataataattcttgACTTTGTGTCTGCTGAATAAAAGTGTCTGTGTCTATAGTTCTCttgatgtttgctgtgttgaaTTTTGGcctgtcctgctgtgtgtgcgtgcgtgtgtgagtgccTGTGCATACGGAAGTCAAGCAGAGGTTAGTTTACTGTTTACTGAGACTCTCTTTAGGAGAGAGGGGAGCGGCATCTTAATGCTTTTATGGCTACGCCAGTTTCCCGGGTCGGTGTGAAAGTGTTAAGTTAGTGCGTGGTGCGTTTGATTGGAGGCAATAAATCAGACACAGCTCTTGGCGTGGGTGGAgtggagtggggggggggggggggggtcggggTGGGCGACATGGTCCGGGGATGAGACACGTGTCCATCCAGACTCGGAGCGCTGCTCAGCGGACACCAGCAGGCAGACACCTCGCTGGACTCTCAGATTTATACTCTCACTTCTAACGTTTATTACGGCCCAGCCacgttgtctctctctctctctctctctctctctctctctctctctctctctctctccctctctctctccctctctctctctcactcactctttcactctctctctctctctctctctctctctctctctctctctctctctctctctctctctctctgtttctgcaaTTTGGTGTTTGgacgtgatttttttttttttccctccttaaACGCCTCTTTCTTCTTTACACTTATTATGCTGGTGTGTATCTAAACGTCAAATACCATCCACTTATCTTTAACCACCCTTCACTTCACTGTCTGGACCCCCTCAATTTGCAGGTCGATCTTATgagcgtgcgcgcgcgcataAGTGTGTGCGTAAAGTGTGAGCGTGCTATTGACTGCTATGTAGTGATTACCATTCCGGTCGGATGGCACCAGCAAGCCGCTGTAATTAATAACCCCATAATCCGGGTTGGGGTGGATGTCGGcgaagaacacacacagattcaggACAGAGTTTTACAGAAACAAGGCGTATCCCAATGGTAGCTCTATATAAGAAATTATAGCTGCTATTATCCCTCCCAGACAATGATAACTATCTGCTTCAAAAGAAGATTAAAGGTTTAGGCTATACAAGTTCAGAGTTCTTGGAAACCCGGATCGCATTATCAAAACTAAACTGAGATTGATGAGATTTCATCGCTGTCAATAATACATTGAGACTTATACCTTATTGAAATAAAGTGCGTGGAATAATAACTCAAGCTTTGCGGTTGTTTTGCAAACGATTAACAAAACAGATGCTGGTACGAAATCGGGTTGAAATGCGATTATGGTTGTCCCGTACACACTTTTATGTATTGATTCGTGGAATTTCAATTCTGActctcttgttttgttttaatccGTATTATTTACAAGAAACATCAGGTTGCATCAAAATTATCAAAAGGATTTCTTAAGGTGCAGTCTGTCCAGATgatcgttttgttttttcagtggatTATAAGTCTTTATTTAAAAATCGCTAAATCATTTGTTTCCCTCCAGCGATCTGTTTATTTACGCAGAAGCatatgattattattgttattattagcaGTAGTATTAGTATTGCGGTTGTTgttaataatagtaataataatttggATTGATGTTTTTGatggatttttgttttactCTTTCTTACTGAAATCAGTGTTGTTTCCCAGAATAAACATCTTCCCAGCCCAATCCACTAAAGTGTTTATTACCTATcattgctgctgcttcacacttaGTCTTCATGAACAGTGTAATGCGCCTATCATCAGCTATCTCTTTGATGTCAAGTGGCTACATGCGACCCGTTTGATGTCTCAAATTAAAGAATGAGCTGACTCCGATTGACCCGCCACTACGAGCCCATAACACCCCAAAACCGGTGGAAGAAAGCGCAGCTTGCTCTCAGTGATGTAGCGATAAATAAAAAGGTGTGTAGAGCCTGTGATCCGGGGTCATAACAAGGCATCAAGTTGGAATCAcattaattattgattattttcaaGTTTCTTGCTTGGGCTATAGCTTAGGCCTACCTGTGTGTGAAACTGTACATTATAGGGGACTTTTAATACAGATGACAGTTCAAAAAGGTGTGTAAACTCTCccatgaattaaaaaaaaaaaaaaaagaaaactggttTTAAATGATCTTAAACTCAACCTTTAATTCCCGATATGACTTTTTTTGAACCGATCCCCTCCTGCAGGCGAGTCTCCGAGTTTGTTCCGACAAGGCAAAGTTTCTTCTGCATTTGTGCattaaaaagaaactgcagccaaaaaaaaaaaaaaaaactaaaaagagagaaagttaATCAGTCACTGACACCAAAATGCTTACTGTTGTGCAAACGGCCAAAATTGTGAATTAACACAAGAAATTATGGTCGGACAGACGCGGACAAATAACAAATGAAATAGATTGGCGAGCCATAAAATGAGATTTGAAACCCCATTCAAATAAGAGCTCGCGACGTCAGTGCGCTTATCCgcgagagagcgagcgagcgagcgagcgagtgagagagagagagagagagagagagagagagagagagagagagagagagagaggctgtttgGTGTGTGGTGGATATGAGAGGGGTGAGATTTGAGAAATAGGAGGGGCTTCTAAACGACTAGAAATGTCAATCTGAGCAAGGGAGTCCCAATAATCTAAAGCAATCTGTAAGGACCTGACCTTAGTCCATCCAGATCAATAGGGAAGTGAGggtggaaagaagaagaagaggaagaaataagGGGCGCAACCGGATCGTTTACAGTGGCTGTTCCCGAGGAAATATAGACTTCCCTTGCTTGCACCTTTTGTTGCCCACATGCTCACACTGTAAAAGTGGATATCGAGGCAATTCCCTTGCTTTGTGTGGTTGCAGCAgactttttccccttttcctaCCACTATGTCTTTCCCTCAGCTGGGATATCAGTACATCCGACCGATATACCCGACGGAGCGCCAGGGGATCGCCAGCAATGCGCGGTCCGGGACAGAGCTCAGTCCGTCCGGCGCACTCTCCAACGTCCTCTCCACTATGTATGGATCTCCTTTCGCCGCAGCAGCGCAGGGCTATGGAGCGTTTCTCCCCTACTCAAACGATATATCAATTTTCAATCAATTGGTGAGTCCCCTGCTCTCTCTTAACTCCTCCACAACTTGTATGTTACGCTtacaattaaaagaaaagaacagcGCGGGCCTGGCAATTTGTTTATCTGCACTTTTAAGTGTAAACTTTCAGAGCGCCGCGGCAAACTTGCTGGTTGAATCTTTGCAGAAATTTAGCTAAAAGTGGTTAAAAAGTAACATATTAGCTAACTGtgctttttttgggggggggggggggggggggtgttagcACATAATTTGCTGAAAGTTACAGCAAAAGAGTTAACACAATGATGCAATACGCTCTCAGAGCTTTACATGAATAGGTGTGGAAAAAAGTGCAGCCATTAAAGTCTTGTCTTTGCAAGTGTTTCGGTTTAAATACAATTATAATACTGTTTCATTCGTTTATGAAGCTTATGGTACTTAAACAACGACTCAAGATGTGTCAATAAGAAGTGAAccgttttgtttgtttacgcTTAAATAATAAgttcattgttgttttattaCTGTAAATCCGCATGTCATCCTGTGAGCTGTGCTCATGTTTATCCGGAAGAAGAATTACAGAGTAGCACATGGAATTAATATTTGAAGTCTAACACATCTCCCTgactctttgtgtttgcagggtGCTCAGTATGAACTGAAAGACAGTCCCGGTGTCCAGCACCCAGGGTTTGCCCACCACCACCCGGCTTTTTACCCATATGGTCAGTATCAGTTCGGTGACCCGTCCAGACCCAAAAACGCCACCAGGGAGAGCACCAGCACCCTGAAGGCCTGGCTCAGTGAGCATCGCAAGAACCCCTACCCAACCAAGGGTGAGAAGATCATGCTGGCCATCATCACCAAAATGACCCTCACCCAGGTGTCCACCTGGTTCGCCAACGCCAGGAGGAGGCTAAAGAAGGAGAACAAGATGACCTGGACCCCTCGGAACCGCACCGATGAAGAGGGAAATGTTTACTCCAGCGATcacgagggggaggagggggacaagagggaggacgaggaggagatcGACTTGGAGAACATCGACACGGAAAATATTGAGAACAAGGACGACTTGGACGACCAGGACGACCTGCATTCAGATATTAAATTAGACGGAAGGAGTGACTCTGAGATTTCTGACGGCTATGAGGATTTACAAGG contains:
- the irx3a gene encoding iroquois-class homeodomain protein IRX-3a isoform X1 — translated: MSFPQLGYQYIRPIYPTERQGIASNARSGTELSPSGALSNVLSTMYGSPFAAAAQGYGAFLPYSNDISIFNQLGAQYELKDSPGVQHPGFAHHHPAFYPYGQYQFGDPSRPKNATRESTSTLKAWLSEHRKNPYPTKGEKIMLAIITKMTLTQVSTWFANARRRLKKENKMTWTPRNRTDEEGNVYSSDHEGEEGDKREDEEEIDLENIDTENIENKDDLDDQDDLHSDIKLDGRSDSEISDGYEDLQGPDQRFLKTVGKEGKDVERGGEHFHSHHPHHHHHASLDTKASQANGEQLKLNPVSVSSPASENNPAPSQKPKIWSLAETATAPDNPRKSPQMNGSNSAGPAAQTIIAPHRLISSCPVGKIQNWTNRAFSAHQLALLNSNHYLGLANQATATGLALYSSRQTEDKSHSSETPVTGTCPRH
- the irx3a gene encoding iroquois-class homeodomain protein IRX-3a isoform X2, which encodes MSFPQLGYQYIRPIYPTERQGIASNARSGTELSPSGALSNVLSTMYGSPFAAAAQGYGAFLPYSNDISIFNQLGAQYELKDSPGVQHPGFAHHHPAFYPYGQYQFGDPSRPKNATRESTSTLKAWLSEHRKNPYPTKGEKIMLAIITKMTLTQVSTWFANARRRLKKENKMTWTPRNRTDEEGNVYSSDHEGEEGDKREDEEEIDLENIDTENIENKDDLDDQDDLHSDIKLDGRSDSEISDGYEDLQGPDQRFLKTVGKEGKDVERGGEHFHSHHPHHHHHASLDTKASQANGEQLKLNPVSVSSPASENNPAPSQKPKIWSLAETATAPDNPRKSPQMNGSNSAGPAAQTIIAPHRLISSCPVGKIQNWTNRAFSAHQLALLNSNHYLGLANQATATGLALYSSRQTEDKSHSSETPVTGL